From Passer domesticus isolate bPasDom1 chromosome 8, bPasDom1.hap1, whole genome shotgun sequence, a single genomic window includes:
- the LOC135305556 gene encoding zinc finger protein 436-like, whose product MYPRKEYPQMVGSGFRKKKEVSQLRTHTEERPFRCPDCGQGFRRNAHLVRHRLIHTGERPHECEECGKSFRQSSTLIRHQRTHTGERPYECGECGKSFSQRSSLIVHQKIHTGERPYECSECGKGFPIRSHLFQHYQSHTEERPFLCPDCGKGFRQN is encoded by the exons atgtatcccagaaaggagtatccccagatggtggggtcTGGCTtccgaaagaagaaagaagtctcccagctg cgcacgcacacagaggagaggcccttccgctgccccgactgcgggcagggcttcaggcggAACGCCCATCTTGTCAGGCACCGgctcatccacactggggagaggccccacgagtgtgaggaatgtgggaagagcttcaggcagagctccaccctgatcaggcaccagaggacccacactggggaacggccctatgagtgtggggagtgtgggaaaagcttcagccagCGTTCCAGCctgattgtccaccaaaagatccacactggggagaggccctacgagtgttccgagtgtgggaaggggtttccGATCCGCTCCCATCTATTCCAGCActatcagagtcacacagaggagaggccctttctctgccccgactgcgggaagggattcaggcagaACTGa